Part of the Sulfitobacter donghicola DSW-25 = KCTC 12864 = JCM 14565 genome, CGTCGTCAAAGTCTTTCTTGATCAACGCACGTACACGGCGGGCACGGTTATAGTAGGCATCGTAGAAACCTGCGGACAAAACATATGTCCCAACCATCACGCGGCGCTGCACCTCAGAGCCAAAGCCCTCGGCGCGGGTTTTTTCGTACATCTCGGTGATGCCGTCCCCTGCGTCCAGCTTGGCGCGGTGGCCATACCGCACACCATCATAGCGCGCGAGGTTCGAAGAAGCCTCGGCTGGGGCGATCACGTAATAGGCTGGCAATGCGTATTTGGTGTGCGGCAGAGAGATTTCGACAATCTCGGCGCCTGCGTCTTTCAGCATGGCTGTGCCATCCGCCCAGAGCTTTTCGATCTCGGCGGGCATGCCGTCCATGTGGTATTCTTTTGGGATACCGATCTTTTTGCCGCGAATATCGCCTGTCAGGGCCGCCTCAAAATTCGGCACTGGCAGATCCATGCTGGTGCTGTCTTTTGGATCATAGCTGGCCATCGCTTCGAGCATGATCGCCGCGTCGCGCACGGATTTGGTCATCGGCCCCGCCTGATCCAGCGAAGAGGCAAAGGCCACAACGCCCCAGCGGGAACAACGGCCATAGGTTGGTTTGATCCCAACCGTACCCGTAAACGCCGCTGGCTGGCGGATGGAACCGCCCGTATCCGTCCCCGTTGCCGCAAGGCATAGATCAGCCGCAACCGCAGCCGCAGACCCACCGGACGAGCCACCCGGTGTGAGCGGTGTTTCTTCGTTCCCACGACGCCACGGGCTAACCGCGTTGCCGTATGTCGATGTCTCGTTAGATGACCCCATCGCGAATTCATCCATGTTGAGCTTGCCCAACATAACAGCACCCGCGTCAGCCAAGTTTTGGCTCACGGTAGATTCGTATTCGGGCTTGAACCCCTCCAGAATGCGCGACCCTGCTTGGGAAGGCACACCTTTGGTGCAGAACAGATCTTTCATGCCGATTGGCAGGCCGCACATTGCGGGCGCATCATCGTTGCCCTTAAGGCGTTCGTCAGCCGCGGCTGCGCGCTCCATCGCAATTTCGGGCGTCTGGTGGACAAAAGCGTTCAACGCCCCCGCACCTTCAATCGCCTTCAGGCAGGCTTCGGTCAGCTCTTTTGAGGTTGTTTCACCTTTGCGCAGGGCATCACGTGCTTCGGCAAGGCCAAGTTTGTTCAGTTCAGTCATTATTCAACCACCTTCGGCACAGCAAAGAACCCTTCACGCGCATCTGGCGCATTTTTCAAAATCGCTTCCTGCTGTTCGCCATCTGCAACTACATCCTCGCGGCGTTTCAAACGCTGCGGTGTTACCGAGGTCATAGGTTCGACCCCTTCGATATCCACTTCGCCCAATTGTTCGATGAAGCCGAGAATCGTGTTAAATTCCTGTGCCAGCTCGGGCAGAGCTTCAGGTTCAACTTTGATACGGGCCAGTTTTGCAACCCGCGCGGCGGTGCTTTCATCAATCGACATAGGTTTTCCTCATCTACTTATTTGTCCTGTACCCCCCTCGCGCCGCTGCCGCAAGTCACACAGGCGGCCAAGCGGCAGACTGCCTGTGAATTTTTACCCCCTGCCCGCGCCATACGCGATCCACGGGTCAAACAGGTGGCATTACCAGCGCATCACAGGGAGAGCCCGAGGGTGGACAGCTCATTCCATTTGTGAGCCGCAAAAAAGGGTAACGTCTAAGCCGCCAATTAGCCTCGCTTGGCGCCGAAAAATTCTTTGAGCAAAATCGCCGCTTCTTGCTCCGCGATCCCGTCATACACTTCGGGTACGTGGTGGCATTGTGAATGTGAAAACACCCGTGGCCCCAGTGCTACGCCGCCTGATTTCGGGTCTGACGCGCCATAATACAGGCGTTCGATCCGCGCATGAGCAATAGCACCAGCGCACATCGGGCATGGCTCTAGGGTGACATAGAGATCGCAACCGATCAGCCGTTCGCTGTTCAGCTTTTCACAGGCGGCGCGAATGGCCAATATTTCGGCGTGGGCTGTTGGATCGTTGGTTTCGCGGGTGCGATTGCCCTCTTGTGCTATGACTTTGCCCTTTGGGCAAACAATGACAGCCCCCACAGGCACTTCCCCCCGCGCAGCTGCTGCGCGGGCCTCTTTCAGAGCGGTATCCATAAACGACGTAAAGGCCATGGGTCTAAATGGGGTTAAAACCCTCCCTTTCGCAAGGGGGGCGGTTACGCTATGGCTCTTGTTATGAATGATACTCCCTCCTCTGCGCCAAAGGGCGACCGCATCGCAAAGACGTTATCACGGGCTGGTGTAGCCAGCCGGCGTGAGGCCGAGCGGATGATTGAAGCTGGCCGCGTTTCGGTCAACGGGCAGGTCATCACCTCGCCCGCGCTGAACGTGACCGAAGCGGATCGCATCAGCGTTGATGGCAAACCCGTTGGCCCTGCCGAACCCGCGCGGATGTGGCTCTATCACAAACCCACAGGGCTGGTGACATCGGACAGCGATGAAAAGGGTCGCCAGACGATCTATGACACATTGCCAGACGATCTGCCGCGCGTGATGAGCATTGGACGCCTTGATCTAAATTCCGAAGGGTTGTTGCTGCTGACCAATGATGGTGGCGTGAAACGCTTGCTCGAGCTGCCCTCAACCGGATGGTTGCGCCGTTACCGCGTACGCGTGAATGGGCGCCCCACGGACGAAGATCTGGAGCCGCTGCGCAAAGGAATCATCGCAGATGGTGAACCGTTCCAGCCGATGGAAGTGGTTTTGGACCGCCAGCAAGGCGCGAATGCGTGGCTCACTGTTGGACTGCGCGAGGGGAAAAACCGCGAAATCCGCCGTGCAATGGATGAAATCGGGCTTAGTGTGAACCGCTTGTTGCGCGTCAGCTATGGACCTTTCCAGCTCGGCGATCTGAAACCGGGGTCTGTAGAAGAAGTGCGCCGCAAGGTTTTGCGGGATCAACTGGGTGCGGATGCGGAAAAACTGTTGGGCGCCCCTCCTTCTGCCCCGACACAGGTTAAGCGCAGCTTTAAACGCAAAACACCCTTTAAGGGTGAGTTCGGTGGCCCAGGCAGACCAGGGCGCCCCAAGCCGCCAGAGGAAGTGGAAACAGCACGGCCAAAACGCGGAAAAGGCTACAAGCCCAGCCGCCCCGACAAAGCGACCCGAGAGGCCGCGCGCCGTGCGGAAGGCAAATCACCGCCCCGCGGCGCAACCGCGTCAAAACCACGCAAATTCAGCAGCTCTGCCAGTAAATCGCGCGGTTCGGCCTCGCCTAAAACGCCGCGCCAGAAATAGGTTAGAAAAATAGGACTATCCGCAGCCCTATGATAGGCGGGTAATCAAGGCAAAAACCCCGACACAGGCTAAGGCTCCTAAAAGGAATCGCATGCGTTTGCGGTTTTTTGAGGCAACGCTTTTCAGCCTTTTGGGTTTGCGTTGGTCTGTCAGTTTTCTTTGTTGCATTGCATTATCACCCTTCCCGAACGGCCCCCAAGAGCAAGCAAACAACCAACTGTTAACCAGAGATAGGGAATTTTTTGCGCTGCTTTCCCCCTGTGGCTGAATTCACATTGAAACATCCCTGAGGTAAAGGGACAGTATAAAGCAGCAATTTATTGACACGAAGGAATCTCCATGGCCGACCTGCTGACATTTGAAAATCTGGGCAACCTAATCATGCTATGCTTTTTGCAGGCTGTTCTAGGCTTTGATAACTTGCTGTATATCTCGATCGAGAGCCAGCGCGCGCCCGTTGCCCAACAGGCGGCT contains:
- the gatA gene encoding Asp-tRNA(Asn)/Glu-tRNA(Gln) amidotransferase subunit GatA, translated to MTELNKLGLAEARDALRKGETTSKELTEACLKAIEGAGALNAFVHQTPEIAMERAAAADERLKGNDDAPAMCGLPIGMKDLFCTKGVPSQAGSRILEGFKPEYESTVSQNLADAGAVMLGKLNMDEFAMGSSNETSTYGNAVSPWRRGNEETPLTPGGSSGGSAAAVAADLCLAATGTDTGGSIRQPAAFTGTVGIKPTYGRCSRWGVVAFASSLDQAGPMTKSVRDAAIMLEAMASYDPKDSTSMDLPVPNFEAALTGDIRGKKIGIPKEYHMDGMPAEIEKLWADGTAMLKDAGAEIVEISLPHTKYALPAYYVIAPAEASSNLARYDGVRYGHRAKLDAGDGITEMYEKTRAEGFGSEVQRRVMVGTYVLSAGFYDAYYNRARRVRALIKKDFDDVFAAGIDSILTPATPSAAFGLGEMTDADPIKMYLNDVFTVTVNLAGLPGIAVPTGTDSQGLPLGLQLIGRPWEEADLLSSAYALEQAAGFVAKPNKWW
- the gatC gene encoding Asp-tRNA(Asn)/Glu-tRNA(Gln) amidotransferase subunit GatC translates to MSIDESTAARVAKLARIKVEPEALPELAQEFNTILGFIEQLGEVDIEGVEPMTSVTPQRLKRREDVVADGEQQEAILKNAPDAREGFFAVPKVVE
- a CDS encoding nucleoside deaminase — its product is MAFTSFMDTALKEARAAAARGEVPVGAVIVCPKGKVIAQEGNRTRETNDPTAHAEILAIRAACEKLNSERLIGCDLYVTLEPCPMCAGAIAHARIERLYYGASDPKSGGVALGPRVFSHSQCHHVPEVYDGIAEQEAAILLKEFFGAKRG
- a CDS encoding pseudouridine synthase; the encoded protein is MNDTPSSAPKGDRIAKTLSRAGVASRREAERMIEAGRVSVNGQVITSPALNVTEADRISVDGKPVGPAEPARMWLYHKPTGLVTSDSDEKGRQTIYDTLPDDLPRVMSIGRLDLNSEGLLLLTNDGGVKRLLELPSTGWLRRYRVRVNGRPTDEDLEPLRKGIIADGEPFQPMEVVLDRQQGANAWLTVGLREGKNREIRRAMDEIGLSVNRLLRVSYGPFQLGDLKPGSVEEVRRKVLRDQLGADAEKLLGAPPSAPTQVKRSFKRKTPFKGEFGGPGRPGRPKPPEEVETARPKRGKGYKPSRPDKATREAARRAEGKSPPRGATASKPRKFSSSASKSRGSASPKTPRQK